A genomic window from Sanguibacter antarcticus includes:
- a CDS encoding glycoside hydrolase family 3 N-terminal domain-containing protein, with protein MTRRTWFLALALAALAGLAAFVVVGRGEQGDVGAAPAPGSRPVPYGDVPEGLGTPSGEEPGSASSPRLAWGPTEADLAQGVADAAALPLERVAGSVIVARYAGPDATAIASQITDLGLAGAILFGDNVTGVDQVRTTTAQLADAGAADGRTWPVVVAVDQEGGLVQRLGLPFTQFPSFSAAGAAGDETVVREAAEARASELRAAGFTMNFAPVADVTIGPADPTIGSRSAGSAPDAVARIAGAESAGSLDAGILPAVKHFPGHGSVTVDSHAELPVQGASTAELEARDLVPFADAVDTGAPMIMMGHIAVTAWQPGVPASLSAPAYAYLRESLGFTGVAVTDGLDMGGVTAGRAPGQASVEALAAGADLLLTPVDSVAARQAIIDAVGSGTLSRARLDEAAGRVITMMRWQETLASRAQDTTPVGPGTIGSAGSAARALSDAAVTVLTGQCTGSLVGDRIRLVGGGSAVQEAFAAAAERGGLVVAAPGAAADSEVRLVTGTTTALGGDVAVALDVPYVLETSNAPVKIAAYGRDAGTLDTLVAVLRGHQPALGHLPVAVGAYPVGTGC; from the coding sequence ATGACTCGACGTACGTGGTTCCTCGCGCTCGCGCTGGCGGCTCTCGCCGGGCTCGCCGCCTTCGTCGTGGTGGGACGGGGTGAGCAGGGCGACGTCGGTGCGGCGCCTGCGCCCGGTTCTCGACCAGTGCCCTACGGTGACGTTCCCGAAGGGCTGGGCACACCGTCCGGGGAGGAGCCGGGCTCGGCATCCTCTCCCCGGTTGGCCTGGGGACCTACCGAAGCGGACCTGGCGCAGGGCGTCGCGGACGCCGCGGCGCTGCCGCTCGAACGGGTTGCCGGATCGGTCATCGTCGCGCGCTATGCGGGGCCTGACGCGACGGCGATCGCGTCGCAGATCACCGATCTCGGGCTCGCTGGTGCGATCCTCTTCGGCGACAACGTGACAGGGGTCGACCAGGTCCGGACGACGACTGCCCAGCTCGCCGACGCGGGCGCGGCGGACGGTCGCACCTGGCCGGTCGTCGTCGCGGTCGACCAGGAAGGCGGCCTCGTCCAACGGCTGGGCCTGCCCTTCACCCAGTTTCCGTCGTTCTCCGCGGCGGGTGCTGCGGGCGACGAGACGGTGGTCCGCGAGGCCGCGGAGGCTCGGGCGTCGGAGCTCCGTGCGGCCGGGTTCACGATGAACTTCGCGCCGGTCGCCGACGTGACGATCGGCCCGGCGGACCCGACGATCGGTTCCCGATCGGCAGGTTCGGCGCCCGACGCGGTCGCGCGCATCGCTGGTGCGGAGAGCGCCGGCTCGCTCGACGCGGGCATCCTGCCAGCGGTCAAGCACTTTCCTGGGCACGGCAGCGTGACGGTCGACTCTCACGCGGAGCTGCCTGTCCAAGGGGCGTCGACGGCGGAGCTCGAGGCACGTGATCTGGTCCCGTTCGCCGACGCGGTCGACACGGGAGCGCCGATGATCATGATGGGTCACATCGCTGTGACGGCGTGGCAGCCGGGGGTGCCGGCCTCGTTGTCGGCTCCGGCTTACGCCTATCTGCGTGAGAGTCTCGGCTTTACCGGTGTCGCTGTGACCGACGGCCTCGACATGGGCGGGGTCACTGCTGGCCGTGCGCCGGGCCAGGCCTCGGTCGAGGCGTTGGCAGCGGGGGCTGACCTGCTGCTCACCCCGGTGGACTCGGTCGCCGCACGGCAGGCGATCATCGACGCGGTGGGTTCAGGCACACTCTCCCGGGCACGGCTGGACGAGGCGGCCGGGCGGGTCATCACGATGATGCGCTGGCAGGAGACGTTGGCTTCGCGGGCACAGGACACCACACCTGTCGGGCCGGGGACGATCGGGTCTGCGGGCTCTGCCGCACGTGCCCTGAGCGACGCTGCCGTGACGGTCCTCACCGGACAGTGCACCGGTTCGCTCGTGGGTGACCGGATCCGGCTCGTCGGGGGCGGGTCTGCCGTTCAGGAGGCCTTTGCGGCGGCAGCGGAGCGCGGCGGGCTCGTCGTCGCGGCCCCTGGAGCGGCGGCAGACTCGGAGGTACGGCTCGTCACCGGTACGACCACGGCGCTCGGGGGCGACGTGGCTGTCGCCCTTGACGTGCCATACGTCCTTGAGACCTCGAACGCACCGGTGAAGATCGCGGCCTACGGCAGGGACGCAGGGACGCTGGACACCCTCGTCGCCGTGCTGCGAGGGCATCAACCTGCACTCGGCCACCTGCCCGTCGCAGTCGGTGCGTACCCGGTCGGTACGGGCTGCTAG
- the tsaD gene encoding tRNA (adenosine(37)-N6)-threonylcarbamoyltransferase complex transferase subunit TsaD, protein MSAPLVLGIESSCDETGVALVRGNELLADEVASSVDEHARFGGIIPEIASRAHLEAMVPTIERALASAGASLGDIDAVAVTAGPGLVGPLTVGAAAAKALALALGRPLYGVNHVVGHAAVDQLVHGEFPERFMALVVSGGHSSLLLVDDIATAVDELGSTLDDAAGEAFDKVGRLLGLPYPGGPHIDRLAREGDPTAIRFPRGLTAAKDQAAHMYDFSFSGLKTAVARWVEARTDNGEDIPVADVSASFAAAVADVLTAKTIAACQRHDIDTLVIGGGFSANSQLREMAAARCAEAGISLRIPPIRFCTDNGAMIAALGSAVVRAGVEPSQLDIPVDSSMPLTTVCI, encoded by the coding sequence ATGTCTGCCCCACTCGTCCTTGGCATCGAGAGCTCCTGCGACGAGACGGGGGTCGCCCTCGTGCGTGGCAACGAGCTGCTCGCCGACGAGGTCGCGAGCTCCGTCGACGAGCACGCCCGCTTCGGCGGGATCATCCCTGAGATCGCGTCGCGAGCACACCTCGAGGCGATGGTCCCGACGATCGAACGAGCGCTCGCGAGCGCAGGGGCGTCGCTCGGTGACATCGATGCGGTGGCCGTCACGGCGGGCCCGGGGCTGGTCGGTCCGTTGACCGTCGGCGCTGCTGCTGCGAAGGCGCTCGCGCTCGCGCTCGGTCGCCCGCTCTACGGGGTCAACCACGTCGTCGGGCACGCTGCGGTGGACCAGCTGGTGCACGGCGAGTTCCCCGAGCGTTTCATGGCTCTCGTGGTCTCGGGAGGGCACTCGTCCCTCCTGCTGGTCGACGACATCGCGACCGCTGTCGACGAGCTGGGCTCGACGCTCGACGACGCGGCGGGCGAAGCGTTCGACAAGGTGGGTCGTCTCCTCGGCCTCCCGTACCCGGGTGGTCCGCACATCGACCGGCTGGCCCGCGAAGGTGACCCGACCGCGATCCGTTTCCCGCGCGGGCTCACGGCGGCCAAGGACCAGGCGGCGCACATGTACGACTTCTCGTTCTCCGGTCTCAAGACGGCTGTCGCCCGGTGGGTCGAGGCGCGGACCGACAACGGCGAGGACATCCCGGTAGCCGACGTCTCGGCGTCGTTCGCTGCTGCGGTCGCTGACGTGCTCACGGCGAAGACGATCGCCGCCTGCCAGCGTCACGACATCGACACCCTCGTCATCGGTGGGGGCTTCTCCGCGAACTCGCAGCTGCGGGAGATGGCGGCTGCTCGGTGTGCGGAGGCCGGGATCTCCCTGCGGATCCCACCGATCCGGTTCTGTACGGACAACGGGGCGATGATCGCGGCGCTCGGCTCCGCCGTCGTGCGGGCCGGCGTCGAGCCGTCACAGCTGGACATCCCCGTGGACTCGTCCATGCCGCTGACGACCGTCTGCATCTGA
- a CDS encoding sulfurtransferase yields MNDRLADLSERRSRVFVGPAGLRGILDSGRPVTILDVRWALGRDDGREQYLGAHVPGAVYVDLETELSGPATAATGRHPLPSVESLQDSARSWGVRSRVPVVVYDAIGGLSAARAWWLLRWGGHDDVRILDGGLAAWVAGGGTTESRDVVVAEGDITVRAGQLPVLDADAAADLARTGVLLDARAAERYRGDVEPIDPRAGHIPGALSAPTVASLGPDGRLVDAAELLEAFAGHGITDADAAPAQPGAAPRIGTYCGSGVTASHEVAVLASLGIDASLYPGSWSQWANDPGRPAASGSEPGGLT; encoded by the coding sequence ATGAACGACCGGCTCGCCGACCTGTCCGAGCGGCGCAGCCGCGTCTTCGTCGGCCCCGCGGGGCTGCGCGGGATCCTCGACTCCGGACGGCCCGTGACGATCCTCGACGTGCGCTGGGCGCTCGGCAGGGACGACGGACGCGAGCAGTACCTCGGTGCACACGTTCCCGGAGCCGTCTACGTCGACCTCGAGACGGAGCTCTCCGGCCCGGCGACCGCTGCGACGGGACGCCATCCGCTCCCGTCTGTCGAGTCGTTGCAGGACTCGGCCCGCAGCTGGGGCGTGCGCTCGCGGGTACCGGTCGTCGTGTACGACGCGATCGGCGGGCTGTCTGCGGCGCGCGCCTGGTGGTTGCTCCGGTGGGGCGGTCACGACGACGTGCGCATCCTCGACGGCGGCCTGGCCGCATGGGTAGCCGGTGGTGGGACGACGGAGTCGCGTGACGTCGTCGTCGCCGAGGGGGACATCACGGTGCGCGCAGGTCAGCTGCCGGTGCTCGACGCGGACGCTGCCGCCGACCTCGCACGCACCGGGGTCCTGCTCGATGCGCGGGCCGCAGAACGCTACCGAGGAGACGTCGAACCGATCGACCCTCGCGCAGGCCACATCCCGGGTGCGCTCAGCGCACCGACGGTCGCGAGCCTCGGTCCGGACGGGCGGCTCGTCGATGCTGCTGAGCTCCTCGAGGCGTTCGCCGGTCACGGGATCACCGATGCGGACGCCGCACCCGCGCAGCCAGGAGCGGCACCGCGGATCGGCACGTACTGCGGGTCTGGTGTGACGGCGTCGCACGAGGTCGCGGTGCTGGCCAGCCTCGGTATCGACGCTTCCCTCTACCCAGGCTCCTGGTCGCAGTGGGCGAATGATCCCGGTCGCCCGGCGGCATCCGGCAGCGAGCCGGGTGGCCTAACCTAG
- the rimI gene encoding ribosomal protein S18-alanine N-acetyltransferase yields MTVLVRPLRAADLDRVAVLEVELFGRSAWSYGMLAEELGALGRWYITAEAVPEDRVGAGDVVGYAGLWFDGELSQIMTIGVSTASQGSGVGSRLLEALVVRSRELGAQGVLLEVAVTNGPAIAMYEKFGFERLGVRKRYYQPEDVDAYTMRLDLPHGGGAPDPGHESAPTTTADVTTPDREPENA; encoded by the coding sequence ATGACCGTCCTCGTGCGACCGCTGCGCGCAGCCGACCTCGACCGAGTCGCCGTGCTCGAGGTCGAGCTGTTCGGTCGCAGCGCCTGGTCGTACGGGATGCTCGCCGAGGAGCTCGGTGCGCTCGGACGCTGGTACATCACCGCCGAGGCGGTACCTGAGGACCGCGTCGGCGCCGGGGACGTCGTCGGCTACGCCGGGCTCTGGTTCGACGGAGAGCTGAGCCAGATCATGACGATCGGCGTCTCAACAGCGTCCCAGGGCTCTGGCGTCGGCTCCCGGCTCCTGGAGGCACTCGTAGTCCGCTCGCGCGAGCTCGGTGCTCAGGGTGTCCTCCTCGAGGTCGCCGTGACCAACGGCCCGGCGATCGCGATGTACGAGAAGTTCGGCTTCGAGCGGCTGGGCGTGCGCAAGCGCTACTACCAGCCTGAGGACGTGGACGCCTACACGATGCGCCTCGACCTTCCGCACGGGGGAGGAGCTCCCGACCCTGGGCACGAGAGCGCCCCCACCACCACTGCTGACGTCACCACCCCCGACAGAGAGCCTGAGAACGCATGA
- the tsaB gene encoding tRNA (adenosine(37)-N6)-threonylcarbamoyltransferase complex dimerization subunit type 1 TsaB encodes MAVLAIDTSAAVSVALLDNLGTRLASRRVVEQRRHAELLAPMIVEVLDEAGLQPADLRAIVVGTGPAPFTGLRVGLVTAQTLAFSLSIPVYGISSLDAVASEAADALELSQGASVLVVEDARRREVYYARYTVGEVGVLGAVAVTVTDGPGVAAATDVVADGHARDALVVGQGTELYPEAFAGARTPDGSPGLPDPAWLARLALARVAAGETLPTEPLYLRRPDAQVPTASKRAT; translated from the coding sequence GTGGCAGTACTTGCGATCGACACGTCCGCTGCGGTCTCCGTGGCCTTGCTCGACAACCTCGGCACGCGGCTCGCGAGCCGCCGGGTGGTCGAGCAACGTCGGCACGCCGAGCTCCTCGCCCCGATGATCGTCGAGGTCCTCGACGAGGCGGGGCTGCAACCAGCAGACCTGCGGGCGATCGTCGTAGGGACCGGGCCGGCTCCGTTCACCGGTCTGCGCGTCGGGCTCGTCACCGCCCAGACCCTCGCGTTCTCGCTGAGCATCCCGGTCTACGGCATCTCCAGCCTCGACGCGGTCGCCTCAGAGGCTGCAGACGCGCTCGAGCTCTCCCAGGGCGCGAGCGTCCTCGTCGTCGAGGACGCCCGTCGCCGCGAGGTCTACTACGCCCGCTACACCGTCGGTGAGGTCGGAGTCCTCGGCGCGGTCGCCGTGACCGTGACCGACGGCCCCGGTGTCGCCGCAGCGACCGACGTCGTCGCCGACGGCCACGCACGCGACGCCCTCGTCGTCGGCCAGGGGACCGAGCTGTACCCGGAGGCGTTCGCCGGTGCCCGCACACCGGACGGGAGCCCGGGCCTGCCCGACCCCGCATGGCTCGCCCGCCTCGCGCTCGCCAGGGTCGCGGCAGGGGAGACCCTCCCGACGGAGCCGCTCTACCTGCGCAGACCCGACGCACAGGTGCCGACCGCGTCGAAGCGCGCAACATGA
- the tsaE gene encoding tRNA (adenosine(37)-N6)-threonylcarbamoyltransferase complex ATPase subunit type 1 TsaE, with the protein MSDEAPTALPEQVVAVELPDADATRAFGRELARELRSGDLVMLTGDLGAGKTTLTQGIGTGLGVRGQVASPTFVIARVHPSLTTGPALVHVDAYRLGSLDEVDALDLDADLHRSVTVVEWGQGLVESLAGERLDITIERPRGGIDATTDGSAVEDAEVGTRRVTLRGVGARWAGAHLPTGSPSTPLSQ; encoded by the coding sequence ATGAGCGACGAGGCACCTACCGCGCTCCCGGAGCAGGTCGTCGCTGTCGAGCTCCCCGATGCGGACGCCACGCGTGCGTTCGGTCGTGAGCTCGCCCGTGAGCTGCGCTCCGGCGACCTCGTCATGCTCACCGGAGACCTCGGGGCAGGCAAGACGACCCTGACGCAGGGGATCGGCACGGGGCTCGGGGTCCGCGGACAGGTCGCGTCGCCCACGTTCGTCATCGCACGGGTGCACCCCTCGCTCACCACGGGCCCCGCCCTCGTCCACGTCGACGCCTACCGGCTCGGGTCGCTCGACGAGGTGGACGCGCTCGACCTGGATGCGGACCTCCACCGGTCTGTCACCGTCGTGGAGTGGGGGCAGGGGCTCGTCGAGTCGCTCGCGGGAGAACGCCTCGACATCACGATCGAGCGTCCGCGCGGCGGGATCGACGCGACGACAGACGGATCGGCGGTCGAGGACGCCGAGGTCGGCACGCGCCGCGTGACCCTCCGAGGGGTCGGAGCGAGGTGGGCTGGAGCCCACCTGCCCACAGGCTCACCATCCACGCCTCTGAGTCAGTAG
- the alr gene encoding alanine racemase: MVVSTYYPARAVVDLAAIRSNVRALVGCARPNADRTTQVMAVVKADAYGHGLLPSARAAVEGGATWLGTAQVSEALELRAAGVSVRLLTWLYAPGAPIDALLLADIDVSVAAPWALAEVVAAARSTGRTARIHVKVDTGLGRNGLEIDDLPAFLRDAVAAQTDGLLEVVGIWSHFAFADEPAHPTVLAQVDVFDRAVRLAEDAGAHLEVRHLANSAATLTSPRAHYDLVRPGLAVYGLSPVPQIGGPEEFGLVPAMTLEASLATVKRVPGGRGVSYAHAYTTPSDTVLGVVPIGYADGLPRHASGHLPEHPGGPVRVGAGAAARTLAVAGRVCMDQVVVDLGPGAAEQAGDPVVLFGTGADGGPTAEDWAQAAGTISYEITTRLGARVPRHHVDTETAR, encoded by the coding sequence GTGGTTGTGAGCACCTACTACCCGGCACGCGCGGTCGTCGACCTCGCCGCGATCCGGTCGAACGTCCGAGCGCTCGTCGGCTGCGCCCGACCGAACGCAGACCGCACGACGCAGGTCATGGCGGTGGTCAAGGCGGACGCCTACGGTCACGGTCTCCTGCCGTCGGCACGCGCCGCGGTCGAGGGCGGCGCCACCTGGCTCGGTACCGCGCAGGTGAGCGAGGCGCTCGAGCTCCGTGCCGCGGGAGTCTCGGTACGGCTGCTCACCTGGCTCTATGCTCCCGGTGCGCCGATCGATGCGCTCCTCCTCGCTGACATCGACGTGTCGGTCGCGGCACCGTGGGCGCTTGCGGAGGTCGTCGCGGCTGCGCGCAGCACCGGCCGTACGGCGCGGATCCACGTCAAGGTGGACACCGGGCTGGGGCGCAACGGCCTCGAGATCGACGATCTGCCGGCCTTCTTGCGAGACGCCGTGGCCGCCCAGACCGACGGTCTTCTCGAGGTCGTCGGGATCTGGTCGCACTTCGCGTTCGCCGACGAGCCCGCGCACCCGACCGTGCTCGCCCAGGTCGACGTCTTCGACCGCGCTGTCCGGCTCGCCGAAGACGCCGGTGCTCACCTCGAGGTGCGGCACCTCGCGAACTCGGCCGCGACGCTGACGAGCCCGCGTGCCCACTACGACCTCGTACGCCCGGGCCTCGCCGTCTACGGGCTCTCGCCCGTCCCGCAGATCGGAGGGCCCGAGGAGTTCGGCCTCGTCCCGGCGATGACGCTCGAGGCGTCGCTCGCCACGGTGAAGAGGGTCCCGGGCGGTCGGGGCGTCTCCTATGCTCACGCCTACACGACCCCCTCGGACACCGTCCTCGGGGTCGTGCCGATCGGATATGCGGACGGGCTCCCCCGCCATGCGTCCGGCCACCTTCCCGAGCACCCGGGCGGCCCGGTCCGGGTCGGCGCCGGCGCTGCTGCGCGGACGCTCGCCGTCGCGGGGCGGGTCTGCATGGACCAGGTCGTCGTCGACCTCGGTCCGGGCGCTGCAGAACAGGCCGGAGACCCGGTCGTCCTCTTCGGGACGGGAGCCGACGGCGGTCCTACCGCTGAGGACTGGGCACAGGCCGCGGGCACCATCAGCTACGAGATCACCACCCGCCTCGGGGCACGCGTGCCCCGGCACCACGTCGACACCGAGACTGCCCGATGA
- a CDS encoding bifunctional ADP-dependent NAD(P)H-hydrate dehydratase/NAD(P)H-hydrate epimerase, whose product MIVAYDSRTVRTAEAPLLASGAPLMERAAFALAGIVAREVRSQVGRVPGSRVVVVVGPGNNAGDALFAGARLARAGVQVTAVLTSERTHEEGFAAFRAAGGRWMSLVASLSAPDEPAREHGVSVATAVGTVMEADVVLDGLLGLGSSGALRGVTRDLVGALVRARARSEHRSPLVVAVDVPSGIGVDDGSVPGAVLPADVTVTFGAVKAGLLLPPAARLAGRVESIDIGLSLHTADVDGQDRPAVRRLTAQDLVHQRLLAPPGADAHKYTRGVVGVVAGTEQFPGAAVLTVSGAIRTGTGMVRYLGARDVTAAVLAARPEAVPAGGRVQAWALGPGISTAPPATDDATRAQQGRIRHTLAHATGELSSDVVGDKVPAVVDAGALALLPRACPPWVVITPHAGELAQLLRARGEDVERPDVEAEPLRWAQRARELTGATVLLKGEVTLVVGPGCVYSQADGPAWLATAGAGDVLTGVLASLLAAHSSAAVKEPALPARLAAAASLIHGLAAHRANPGGPISALDVADALPGTIAQILRDHASDRRTR is encoded by the coding sequence ATGATCGTCGCCTACGACAGCAGGACCGTCCGCACGGCTGAAGCACCGTTGCTCGCGTCCGGCGCGCCACTCATGGAGCGTGCGGCCTTCGCTCTGGCCGGCATCGTCGCGCGGGAGGTCCGCTCGCAGGTCGGGCGTGTGCCCGGGAGCAGGGTGGTGGTCGTGGTGGGGCCTGGGAACAACGCCGGAGACGCTCTGTTCGCGGGAGCTCGGCTCGCTCGCGCGGGCGTCCAGGTCACGGCGGTGCTCACGAGCGAGCGAACCCACGAGGAGGGCTTCGCGGCGTTCCGTGCGGCAGGAGGTCGATGGATGAGTCTCGTCGCCAGCCTCTCCGCGCCCGACGAACCGGCACGGGAGCACGGGGTGAGCGTCGCGACGGCCGTCGGCACCGTCATGGAGGCGGACGTGGTGCTCGACGGTCTTCTCGGCCTCGGCAGCAGCGGTGCGCTCCGGGGCGTGACGCGCGACCTCGTCGGTGCTCTCGTCCGCGCACGAGCACGCTCCGAGCACCGGAGCCCGCTCGTCGTGGCGGTCGACGTGCCCAGCGGCATCGGCGTGGACGACGGGAGCGTTCCCGGCGCGGTCCTTCCCGCTGACGTGACCGTGACGTTCGGGGCCGTGAAGGCGGGGCTGCTGCTGCCGCCGGCGGCGCGGCTCGCCGGACGCGTCGAGAGCATCGACATCGGTCTCTCGCTGCACACCGCCGACGTGGACGGCCAGGACCGTCCCGCGGTGCGGCGGCTGACTGCGCAGGATCTCGTCCACCAGCGGCTGCTCGCGCCGCCCGGAGCAGACGCGCACAAGTACACCCGCGGTGTCGTCGGTGTTGTCGCCGGGACCGAGCAGTTCCCTGGGGCGGCTGTGCTCACGGTCTCCGGGGCGATCCGTACCGGGACAGGGATGGTCCGCTACCTCGGTGCCCGCGACGTGACGGCGGCGGTGCTGGCGGCGCGCCCCGAGGCTGTTCCTGCCGGTGGCCGCGTGCAGGCCTGGGCCTTGGGCCCAGGGATCTCCACGGCCCCGCCGGCGACCGACGACGCCACCCGTGCCCAGCAGGGACGGATCCGGCACACGCTCGCGCACGCGACCGGCGAGCTGTCCTCTGACGTCGTCGGTGACAAGGTGCCGGCCGTCGTCGACGCGGGGGCGCTGGCGCTCCTGCCACGAGCGTGCCCGCCGTGGGTCGTCATCACGCCTCATGCGGGCGAGCTCGCCCAGCTCTTGCGCGCGCGCGGCGAGGACGTCGAGCGCCCAGACGTCGAAGCCGAGCCGTTGCGCTGGGCGCAGCGTGCTCGCGAGCTCACGGGCGCGACGGTTCTCCTCAAGGGCGAGGTGACCCTCGTCGTGGGTCCTGGGTGCGTCTACTCCCAGGCGGACGGGCCTGCCTGGTTGGCGACCGCCGGTGCGGGAGACGTGCTCACCGGCGTCCTCGCCTCGCTCCTCGCCGCGCACTCTTCGGCCGCCGTGAAGGAGCCTGCGCTGCCCGCTCGGCTCGCTGCGGCGGCCTCCCTGATCCATGGGCTCGCCGCACACCGCGCGAACCCGGGCGGGCCGATCTCGGCGCTCGACGTCGCCGACGCGCTCCCGGGCACGATCGCGCAGATCTTGCGGGACCACGCATCGGACAGACGCACGAGGTGA
- a CDS encoding LLM class F420-dependent oxidoreductase, protein MRFGLFIPQGWRQDLTGIDAADHWSTMNGLVQHADTGGTFDSVWVYDHFHTVPEPTHEATHEAWSLMAAFAATTSRVKLGQMCTCMSYRNPAYLAKVATTVDIISAGRTQMGIGAGWYEHEWLAYGYGFPRAGERLGMLDEGVQIMRQMWTEGSATFSGKHYTVDGALNYPLPLQDGGPPLWIAGGGEKKTLKIAAKYAQYTNFDGTPETFAQKSTILADHCSAVGRDFAAITRSANYNVVIGETEKDVADRLAWIGEHYARTVPSKAAAALEQLRTGPLVGTPEQIVDRLQELEALGMDYAITYFAEAAYDRSGIELFEQTVASAFA, encoded by the coding sequence ATGCGATTCGGACTCTTCATCCCCCAAGGCTGGCGTCAAGACCTCACCGGCATCGACGCCGCAGACCACTGGTCCACCATGAACGGCCTGGTGCAGCACGCTGACACCGGCGGCACGTTCGACTCCGTGTGGGTCTACGACCACTTCCACACCGTTCCCGAGCCCACGCACGAAGCCACCCACGAGGCCTGGTCCCTCATGGCGGCGTTCGCAGCGACGACGAGCCGGGTGAAGCTCGGCCAGATGTGCACGTGCATGTCTTACCGCAACCCCGCCTATCTCGCGAAGGTCGCCACCACCGTCGACATCATCAGCGCAGGACGCACCCAGATGGGCATCGGCGCAGGCTGGTACGAGCACGAGTGGCTCGCGTACGGCTACGGCTTCCCTCGCGCCGGCGAGCGTCTCGGCATGCTCGACGAAGGCGTGCAGATCATGCGCCAGATGTGGACCGAGGGCTCCGCGACCTTCTCCGGCAAGCACTACACCGTCGACGGTGCGCTGAACTATCCGCTGCCACTCCAGGACGGCGGCCCGCCGCTCTGGATCGCCGGCGGCGGGGAGAAGAAGACCTTGAAGATCGCCGCGAAGTACGCGCAGTACACGAACTTCGACGGCACGCCCGAGACCTTCGCGCAGAAGTCGACGATCCTCGCGGACCACTGCTCCGCCGTGGGCCGCGACTTCGCCGCCATCACCCGCTCCGCCAACTACAACGTCGTCATCGGCGAGACCGAGAAGGACGTCGCTGACCGGCTCGCATGGATCGGCGAGCACTACGCACGCACCGTGCCCTCCAAGGCTGCAGCCGCCCTGGAGCAGCTCCGGACGGGTCCGCTCGTCGGCACCCCGGAGCAGATCGTCGACCGGCTCCAGGAGCTCGAGGCGCTCGGCATGGACTACGCCATCACGTACTTCGCCGAGGCGGCCTACGACCGCAGCGGGATCGAGCTCTTCGAGCAGACCGTGGCCTCTGCCTTCGCCTGA
- a CDS encoding holo-ACP synthase, producing the protein MIVGVGVDVVEIERFMATLGRAPRLREKLFTAVERDLAPSSLAARFAAKEAIAKALGAPGDLLWHDVTIPRVVGRPPVIEMTGTVAARAAELGAVRFHLSLSHDGGIATAMVVAEG; encoded by the coding sequence GTGATCGTCGGGGTCGGGGTCGACGTCGTCGAGATCGAGCGGTTCATGGCGACGCTCGGCCGCGCGCCCCGGCTGCGGGAGAAGCTCTTCACCGCAGTCGAGCGCGACCTGGCGCCGTCGTCTCTCGCAGCGCGTTTCGCCGCGAAGGAGGCGATCGCGAAAGCGCTCGGGGCGCCGGGGGACCTGCTGTGGCACGACGTGACGATCCCACGGGTCGTCGGCCGTCCGCCGGTCATCGAGATGACCGGGACGGTGGCAGCGAGGGCAGCCGAGCTCGGCGCGGTCCGCTTCCACCTGTCTCTGTCGCACGACGGCGGCATCGCGACGGCCATGGTCGTCGCCGAGGGCTGA